Proteins encoded in a region of the Clupea harengus unplaced genomic scaffold, Ch_v2.0.2, whole genome shotgun sequence genome:
- the LOC122130315 gene encoding mini-chromosome maintenance complex-binding protein isoform X1, producing MPSAHDWINNPLGVVEGMFVQNNSNPEWQKKVVDYFKDKLTEKEAQTWVPSLNDVPLHYLKPNSLVKFRCLIQDMFDPEFYMGVYEAVDPATKSKSLKCGKYKDVTECLQVEFNSRNSVTSERQTFYCVPIPGESSWVKECYARSSQAQVIPSTSYTPNRHKRSYDEDDDMDTQSQRPRDSNTGSQSSGDSQRNGDSKRQETEAPSNNTTTTQSCTSPLDLNYPLPEEQGPACLVKVYEDWESFKLNDTIEVFGILSVDPALGGVSEEKEPTSLLDPMESMETVEEQRAHSPPPSLVPRLHMVYALPLQHINPLLPSAVSEDKNAFVTSFLSELGSIRSEFLAYLTHILLGDALAAEYLLLHLVSNVYARRDVLPLGKFTLNLSGCALSATYTEHLYRIIQQLVPSSYRLPMSLHNMNSMRMVPRKDYVANRLVSGVLQLASNTSLFLDETQLEQGQLDASGVRNITALGNLISWQKVDYDFNYHQMEFPCNINVLVASEGRSLLPSDCQVHLKPQLAPPNLGEFLGAIQAAQAPSQMNRYRLYLSVTRRMDYSISEEVTKAVEEDFVEMRKDDPQSMSAEDLHRMLVVSRLLSLSFGQTTLSTDVWMKTKHLEMLRMSRIQQQKSVNGHEP from the exons ATGCCTTCCGCACATGACTGGATTAATAATCCTCTGGGGGTTGTCGAGGGGATGTTTG TACAGAACAACTCTAATCCAGAATGGCAGAAAAAAGTGGTGGACTACTTCAAAGACAaattgacagagaaagaagcacAGACCTGG GTTCCTTCACTGAACGACGTTCCACTTCATTACCTGAAACCTAACAGTCTGGTGAAGTTCCGTTGCCTGATACAAGATATGTTTGATCCAGAATTCTACATGGGAGTTTATGAAGCTGTAGACCCTGCGACCAAGTCAAAA aGTCTGAAATGTGGGAAATACAAGGATGTCACAGAGTGTCTC CAGGTGGAGTTCAATTCCAGAAACAGTGTCACATCTGAAAGACAGACCTTCTACTGTGTGCCAATTCCAGGGGAATCTTCATGGGTGAAAGAG TGCTATGCCCGTTCCAGCCAGGCTCAGGTCATTCCCTCCACCTCATACACTCCCAACCGACACAAACGCAGCTATGACGAGGATGatgacatggacacacagtcacaaaggCCAAGGGACTCAAACACAG GATCTCAAAGTTCTGGTGACTCCCAAAGAAATGGAGACTCAAAACGGCAGGAAACGGAAGCTCCctccaacaacaccaccactacCCAGAGCTGCACCTCCCCTCTGGACTTGAACTACCCCTTACCAGAGGAGCAAGGCCCGGCCTGCCTGGTGAAG GTGTACGAAGACTGGGAGAGCTTCAAACTGAACGACACAATCGAGGTGTTTGGGATCCTGTCTGTCGATCCTGCCTTGGGCGGAGTGTCTGAGGAAAA AGAGCCCACGTCACTACTGGATCCCATGGAATCCATGGAGACggtggaggagcagagagctcacagcccccctccttctctggtGCCTCGCCTCCACATGGTTTATGCCCTGCCCCTTCAGCACATCAACCCACTGCTGCCTTCTGCTGTGTCGGAAGACAAAAACGCCT TTGTAACCAGTTTCCTGAGCGAGCTGGGCTCCATCAGGTCGGAGTTTCTGGCCTACCTCACGCACATCCTCCTGGGTGACGCCCTGGCTGCAGAATACCTGCTCCTCCACCTCGTCTCCAATGT GTATGCCCGGCGGGATGTTCTCCCCCTGGGGAAGTTCACCCTGAACCTCAGCGGATGTGCCCTCAGTGCCACCTACACCGAGCATCTGTACCGGATCATTCAGCAGCTCGTGCcgtct TCGTACCGTCTGCCAATGAGCCTCCACAACATGAACAGCATGCGCATGGTACCGCGGAAGGACTACGTGGCCAATCGGCTTGTTAGCGGCGTCCTACAACTGGCTAGCAACACCTCGCTGTTCCTCGACGAGACCCAGCTGGAGCAGGGCCAACTGGACGCCTCAG GTGTGCGGAACATCACAGCGCTAGGCAACCTGATCTCCTGGCAGAAGGTTGATTACGACTTCAACTACCATCAGATGGAATTCCCCTGCAATATTAACGTGCTGGTCGCGTCAGAGGGACGATCACTGCTACCT TCTGACTGCCAGGTGCACCTGAAGCCCCAGCTGGCTCCACCCAACCTGGGGGAGTTCCTGGGGGCCATCCAGGCAGCCCAGGCGCCGTCCCAGATGAACAGATACCGCCTGTACCTGAGCGTGACCCGCCGGATGGACTACAGCATCTCAGAGGAGGTCACAAAG GCAGTAGAGGAGGATTTTGTTGAAATGCGTAAGGATGACCCTCAGAGCATGTCAGCAGAGGACTTGCACAGAATGTTGGTTGTTTCCAG GTTGCTGTCTCTTAGTTTTGGTCAGACTACCCTCTCCACAGACGTGTGGATGAAGACCAAACATCTTGAGATGCTGCGTATGAGCAGAATACAGCAGCAGAAATCTGTTAATGGTCATGAACCATAG
- the LOC122130310 gene encoding SEC23-interacting protein — protein sequence MADRRGSNVPNSNANLLFSAAPEFNFNLPFIPVSQATGPAVLSGDDSTDVGEEDSFLGQTSGTAPQPSTFSYFSSSTTTSSDPFASIGHQPCPPPASSVAPMASGPSPVSNAATLAAAPTLPHSSPPAPQFSNTVYQSPMGQFTPPPTTGTPPPPQASQQFYNPYRHTPLSSRASPYMAAPEVPQQTPPQNVNPYAQGPPAQSFQTAPSAFSKPPPPLPPPPTQSQMPPLAPSMAGPLVPANPMMPYNYNVYEPVQPHWFFCKQVESKKVWLPFSILDSLRLEETFHSVQPDPENVIVSTDGGRYDVQLYDRMRTAVYWEEDPTEVRRCSWFYKGDTDSRFIPYSEEFSEKLEAEYKKAVSTNQWHRRLEFPSGETIVMHNPKVIVQFQPSAMPDEWGTTQDGQTRPRVVKRGVDDDHDEVPDGEMPPVDHLVFMVHGIGPVCDLRFRSMVECVDDFRSVSLKLLQSHFKKAQDDRVISRVEFLPVQWHTALHGDATGVDRRIKKITLPSTGRLRHFTNETLLDVLFYNSPTYCQTIMDTVSKEINRIHALFMERNPDFKGAISVAGHSLGSLILFDLLANQKTGSPTGTPTANGNASPDVKQISTPVAEENSIASQPVVEEEPKEDGEEFADLSAVLEHLGFLEYQSTFEQEKIDVESFLMCTVEDLKEMGIPLGPRKKFSKFVKERATKQAAAAENRVAKEVVKEAPPPQHAEPAPNPVPSKPPVGRTVSSIHVDYNFFEIGTGQVSVIYHTLDFEPTNFFALGSPIGMFLTVRGLERIEETYQLPTCKGFFNIYHPLDPVAYRIEPMILPDLDLKPVLIPHHKGRKRLHLELKESLSRMGSDLKHSVISSLRSAWQTLNDFARAHTSNAQLQAELAMVANQIQQEEQKQLENAEGDVGKMVESPEQREDYPSVKIGMLNGGGRIDYVLQEKPIESFNEYLFALQSHLCYWESEDTALLILKEVYKTMGIHPEQIIH from the exons ATGGCTGATAGGAGGGGTAGTAACGTCCCCAATTCAAACGCAAATTTGCTGTTCTCCGCGGCCCCTGAGTTCAATTTTAACCTGCCTTTCATACCTGTCAGTCAAGCCACGGGTCCAGCTGTGTTATCGGGAG ATGACTCCACTGATGTTGGTGAGGAAGACAGTTTCTTGGGCCAGACCTCCGGCACAGCTCCGCAACCCTCCACATTCAGCTACTTTTCCAGTTCGACCACCACCAGCAGCGACCCTTTCGCCTCCATCGGGCACCAGCCATGCCCGCCTCCGGCCTCCTCTGTCGCCCCCATGGCCTCAGGCCCCTCACCAGTCTCCAACGCCGCCACATTGGCTGCTGCCCCCACATTACCCCACTCCAGCCCCCCTGCTCCACAGTTCAGCAACACTGTTTACCAGAGCCCCATGGGCCAGtttaccccccctcccaccacaggaactcccccacctccccaggCCTCCCAGCAGTTCTACAATccctaccgtcacacacctctgAGCAGCAGGGCCAGCCCCTACATGGCAGCCCCAGAGGTTCCGCAGCAGACTCCCCCACAGAATGTTAACCCTTACGCACAGGGACCCCCAGCTCAGTCATTCCAGACGGCACCCTCTGCCTTCTCAAAG cctcctcctcctcttcctcctcctcccacacagAGTCAAATGCCCCCATTGGCCCCCAGTATGGCTGGACCTCTGGTCCCGGCCAACCCTATGATGCCGTACAACTACAACGTCTATGAGCCTGTGCAGCCCCACTGGTTCTTCTGCAAGCAAGTAGAGTCCAAGAAAGTCTGGCTCCCCTTCAGTATCCTGGACTCTCTTCGCCTGGAGGAGACCTTCCATTCAG TCCAACCAGACCCAGAGAATGTGATCGTGTCTACGGACGGCGGTCGCTACGACGTCCAGCTCTACGACCGGATGCGCACGGCGGTGTACTGGGAGGAGGACCCCACAGAGGTGCGGCGCTGCAGCTGGTTCTACAAGGGCGACACCGACAGCCGCTTCATCCCATACTCGGAGGAGTTCAGTGAAAAACTAGAG GCTGAGTATAAGAAGGCTGTATCCACTAATCAATGGCATCGGAGACTGGAATTCCCATCTGGAGAAACAATCGTCATGCATAATCCAAAG GTGATTGTTCAGTTCCAGCCGTCTGCTATGCCAGATGAATGGGGCACCACCCAGGATGGGCAGACCAGACCCAGAGTTGTCAAGAGGGGTGTAGATGACGATCATGATGAAGTCCCTGATG GAGAAATGCCGCCGGTTGACCATCTGGTGTTCATGGTGCATGGGATTGGCCCGGTGTGTGACCTGAGGTTCAGGAGCATGGTGGAGTGTG TGGACGACTTCCGCAGCGTTTCCCTGAAGCTCCTACAGAGTCACTTTAAGAAGGCCCAGGATGACCGGGTCATCAGCAGAGTGGAGTTCCTGCCTGTTCAGTGGCACACAGCCCTGCATGGTGATGCCACTGGAGTTGACAG GCGGATAAAGAAGATCACACTACCCAGCACAGGTCGCTTGCGTCATTTCACTAATGAGACCCTCCTAGATGTCCTCTTCTACAACAGTCCCACATACTGCCAGACCATCATGGACACTGTTTCGAAGGAGATCAATCGCATCCATGCTCTTTTCATGGAAAGGAATCCTGACTTTAAAGGCGCCATATCTGTGGCTGGACACAGTTTAG GTTCACTGATTCTGTTTGACCTGCTGGCAAATCAGAAGACGGGCTCTCCTACCGGTACCCCAACGGCCAACGGGAATGCTTCTCCTGACGTCAAACAG ATCAGCACACCAGTCGCTGAGGAGAACAGCATCGCAAGTCAGCCGGTGGTTGAGGAAGAGCCgaaggaggatggagaggagttTGCAGACCTGTCGGCTGTTCTGGAGCACCTGGGCTTCTTAGAATACCAGAGTACATTTGAGCAGGAGAAGATTGATGTAGAATCTTTT CTGATGTGCACAGTTGAAGATCTGAAAGAGATGGGCATTCCCCTGGGGCCACGCAAGAAGTTCTCCAAGTTTGTCAAAGAGAGGGCAACCAAGCAG gcagcagcagcagaaaaccGAGTGGCTAAAGAAGTAGTCAAAGAAGCTCCTCCACCTCAACATGCAGAGCCTGCCCCAAACCCAGTCCCTAGCAAACCTCCTGTCGGCAGAACCGTGTCTTCCATCCATGTAGACTACAACTTCTTTGAGATTGGCACAGGCCAG GTGTCTGTGATCTATCATACACTGGACTTTGAGCCGACAAACTTCTTTGCCCTGGGCTCCCCTATTGGCATGTTCCTCACAGTAAGAGGTTTGGAGAGGATCGAAGAGACCTATCAACTGCCCACCTGCAAGGGATTCTTCAACATTTACCATCCG TTGGACCCAGTGGCATACCGGATTGAGCCCATGATTTTGCCTGACCTGGACCTGAAGCCTGTTCTGATCCCCCACCACAAGGGCCGAAAGAGATTACATTTGG AGCTGAAGGAGAGTCTGTCGCGGATGGGTTCGGACCTGAAGCACAGTGTCATCAGCTCCCTGAGAAGCGCCTGGCAGACGCTCAACGACTTTGCGCGAGCTCACACCTCCAACGCACAGCTGCAAGCCGAGCTGGCCATGGTGGCCAACCAGATCCAACAGGAAGAGCAGAAACAGCTGGAAAATGCCGAGGGAGATG tgggtAAGATGGTAGAGAGCCCAGAGCAAAGAGAGGATTACCCGTCCGTGAAGATTGGAATGCTGAACGGAGGGGGCCGCATCGACTATGTCCTGCAGGAGAAGCCCATCGAGAGCTTCAACGAGTACCTCTTCGCTCTTCAAAGTCATCTTTGCTACTG GGAGTCAGAGGACACAGCCCTGCTCATTCTGAAGGAGGTCTACAAAACCATGGGCATCCATCCTGAGCAGATTATTCATTGA
- the LOC122130315 gene encoding mini-chromosome maintenance complex-binding protein isoform X3 has product MPSAHDWINNPLGVVEVQNNSNPEWQKKVVDYFKDKLTEKEAQTWVPSLNDVPLHYLKPNSLVKFRCLIQDMFDPEFYMGVYEAVDPATKSKSLKCGKYKDVTECLQVEFNSRNSVTSERQTFYCVPIPGESSWVKECYARSSQAQVIPSTSYTPNRHKRSYDEDDDMDTQSQRPRDSNTGSQSSGDSQRNGDSKRQETEAPSNNTTTTQSCTSPLDLNYPLPEEQGPACLVKVYEDWESFKLNDTIEVFGILSVDPALGGVSEEKEPTSLLDPMESMETVEEQRAHSPPPSLVPRLHMVYALPLQHINPLLPSAVSEDKNAFVTSFLSELGSIRSEFLAYLTHILLGDALAAEYLLLHLVSNVYARRDVLPLGKFTLNLSGCALSATYTEHLYRIIQQLVPSSYRLPMSLHNMNSMRMVPRKDYVANRLVSGVLQLASNTSLFLDETQLEQGQLDASGVRNITALGNLISWQKVDYDFNYHQMEFPCNINVLVASEGRSLLPSDCQVHLKPQLAPPNLGEFLGAIQAAQAPSQMNRYRLYLSVTRRMDYSISEEVTKAVEEDFVEMRKDDPQSMSAEDLHRMLVVSRLLSLSFGQTTLSTDVWMKTKHLEMLRMSRIQQQKSVNGHEP; this is encoded by the exons ATGCCTTCCGCACATGACTGGATTAATAATCCTCTGGGGGTTGTCGAGG TACAGAACAACTCTAATCCAGAATGGCAGAAAAAAGTGGTGGACTACTTCAAAGACAaattgacagagaaagaagcacAGACCTGG GTTCCTTCACTGAACGACGTTCCACTTCATTACCTGAAACCTAACAGTCTGGTGAAGTTCCGTTGCCTGATACAAGATATGTTTGATCCAGAATTCTACATGGGAGTTTATGAAGCTGTAGACCCTGCGACCAAGTCAAAA aGTCTGAAATGTGGGAAATACAAGGATGTCACAGAGTGTCTC CAGGTGGAGTTCAATTCCAGAAACAGTGTCACATCTGAAAGACAGACCTTCTACTGTGTGCCAATTCCAGGGGAATCTTCATGGGTGAAAGAG TGCTATGCCCGTTCCAGCCAGGCTCAGGTCATTCCCTCCACCTCATACACTCCCAACCGACACAAACGCAGCTATGACGAGGATGatgacatggacacacagtcacaaaggCCAAGGGACTCAAACACAG GATCTCAAAGTTCTGGTGACTCCCAAAGAAATGGAGACTCAAAACGGCAGGAAACGGAAGCTCCctccaacaacaccaccactacCCAGAGCTGCACCTCCCCTCTGGACTTGAACTACCCCTTACCAGAGGAGCAAGGCCCGGCCTGCCTGGTGAAG GTGTACGAAGACTGGGAGAGCTTCAAACTGAACGACACAATCGAGGTGTTTGGGATCCTGTCTGTCGATCCTGCCTTGGGCGGAGTGTCTGAGGAAAA AGAGCCCACGTCACTACTGGATCCCATGGAATCCATGGAGACggtggaggagcagagagctcacagcccccctccttctctggtGCCTCGCCTCCACATGGTTTATGCCCTGCCCCTTCAGCACATCAACCCACTGCTGCCTTCTGCTGTGTCGGAAGACAAAAACGCCT TTGTAACCAGTTTCCTGAGCGAGCTGGGCTCCATCAGGTCGGAGTTTCTGGCCTACCTCACGCACATCCTCCTGGGTGACGCCCTGGCTGCAGAATACCTGCTCCTCCACCTCGTCTCCAATGT GTATGCCCGGCGGGATGTTCTCCCCCTGGGGAAGTTCACCCTGAACCTCAGCGGATGTGCCCTCAGTGCCACCTACACCGAGCATCTGTACCGGATCATTCAGCAGCTCGTGCcgtct TCGTACCGTCTGCCAATGAGCCTCCACAACATGAACAGCATGCGCATGGTACCGCGGAAGGACTACGTGGCCAATCGGCTTGTTAGCGGCGTCCTACAACTGGCTAGCAACACCTCGCTGTTCCTCGACGAGACCCAGCTGGAGCAGGGCCAACTGGACGCCTCAG GTGTGCGGAACATCACAGCGCTAGGCAACCTGATCTCCTGGCAGAAGGTTGATTACGACTTCAACTACCATCAGATGGAATTCCCCTGCAATATTAACGTGCTGGTCGCGTCAGAGGGACGATCACTGCTACCT TCTGACTGCCAGGTGCACCTGAAGCCCCAGCTGGCTCCACCCAACCTGGGGGAGTTCCTGGGGGCCATCCAGGCAGCCCAGGCGCCGTCCCAGATGAACAGATACCGCCTGTACCTGAGCGTGACCCGCCGGATGGACTACAGCATCTCAGAGGAGGTCACAAAG GCAGTAGAGGAGGATTTTGTTGAAATGCGTAAGGATGACCCTCAGAGCATGTCAGCAGAGGACTTGCACAGAATGTTGGTTGTTTCCAG GTTGCTGTCTCTTAGTTTTGGTCAGACTACCCTCTCCACAGACGTGTGGATGAAGACCAAACATCTTGAGATGCTGCGTATGAGCAGAATACAGCAGCAGAAATCTGTTAATGGTCATGAACCATAG
- the LOC122130315 gene encoding mini-chromosome maintenance complex-binding protein isoform X2: MPSAHDWINNPLGVVEGMFVQNNSNPEWQKKVVDYFKDKLTEKEAQTWVPSLNDVPLHYLKPNSLVKFRCLIQDMFDPEFYMGVYEAVDPATKSKSLKCGKYKDVTECLVEFNSRNSVTSERQTFYCVPIPGESSWVKECYARSSQAQVIPSTSYTPNRHKRSYDEDDDMDTQSQRPRDSNTGSQSSGDSQRNGDSKRQETEAPSNNTTTTQSCTSPLDLNYPLPEEQGPACLVKVYEDWESFKLNDTIEVFGILSVDPALGGVSEEKEPTSLLDPMESMETVEEQRAHSPPPSLVPRLHMVYALPLQHINPLLPSAVSEDKNAFVTSFLSELGSIRSEFLAYLTHILLGDALAAEYLLLHLVSNVYARRDVLPLGKFTLNLSGCALSATYTEHLYRIIQQLVPSSYRLPMSLHNMNSMRMVPRKDYVANRLVSGVLQLASNTSLFLDETQLEQGQLDASGVRNITALGNLISWQKVDYDFNYHQMEFPCNINVLVASEGRSLLPSDCQVHLKPQLAPPNLGEFLGAIQAAQAPSQMNRYRLYLSVTRRMDYSISEEVTKAVEEDFVEMRKDDPQSMSAEDLHRMLVVSRLLSLSFGQTTLSTDVWMKTKHLEMLRMSRIQQQKSVNGHEP; the protein is encoded by the exons ATGCCTTCCGCACATGACTGGATTAATAATCCTCTGGGGGTTGTCGAGGGGATGTTTG TACAGAACAACTCTAATCCAGAATGGCAGAAAAAAGTGGTGGACTACTTCAAAGACAaattgacagagaaagaagcacAGACCTGG GTTCCTTCACTGAACGACGTTCCACTTCATTACCTGAAACCTAACAGTCTGGTGAAGTTCCGTTGCCTGATACAAGATATGTTTGATCCAGAATTCTACATGGGAGTTTATGAAGCTGTAGACCCTGCGACCAAGTCAAAA aGTCTGAAATGTGGGAAATACAAGGATGTCACAGAGTGTCTC GTGGAGTTCAATTCCAGAAACAGTGTCACATCTGAAAGACAGACCTTCTACTGTGTGCCAATTCCAGGGGAATCTTCATGGGTGAAAGAG TGCTATGCCCGTTCCAGCCAGGCTCAGGTCATTCCCTCCACCTCATACACTCCCAACCGACACAAACGCAGCTATGACGAGGATGatgacatggacacacagtcacaaaggCCAAGGGACTCAAACACAG GATCTCAAAGTTCTGGTGACTCCCAAAGAAATGGAGACTCAAAACGGCAGGAAACGGAAGCTCCctccaacaacaccaccactacCCAGAGCTGCACCTCCCCTCTGGACTTGAACTACCCCTTACCAGAGGAGCAAGGCCCGGCCTGCCTGGTGAAG GTGTACGAAGACTGGGAGAGCTTCAAACTGAACGACACAATCGAGGTGTTTGGGATCCTGTCTGTCGATCCTGCCTTGGGCGGAGTGTCTGAGGAAAA AGAGCCCACGTCACTACTGGATCCCATGGAATCCATGGAGACggtggaggagcagagagctcacagcccccctccttctctggtGCCTCGCCTCCACATGGTTTATGCCCTGCCCCTTCAGCACATCAACCCACTGCTGCCTTCTGCTGTGTCGGAAGACAAAAACGCCT TTGTAACCAGTTTCCTGAGCGAGCTGGGCTCCATCAGGTCGGAGTTTCTGGCCTACCTCACGCACATCCTCCTGGGTGACGCCCTGGCTGCAGAATACCTGCTCCTCCACCTCGTCTCCAATGT GTATGCCCGGCGGGATGTTCTCCCCCTGGGGAAGTTCACCCTGAACCTCAGCGGATGTGCCCTCAGTGCCACCTACACCGAGCATCTGTACCGGATCATTCAGCAGCTCGTGCcgtct TCGTACCGTCTGCCAATGAGCCTCCACAACATGAACAGCATGCGCATGGTACCGCGGAAGGACTACGTGGCCAATCGGCTTGTTAGCGGCGTCCTACAACTGGCTAGCAACACCTCGCTGTTCCTCGACGAGACCCAGCTGGAGCAGGGCCAACTGGACGCCTCAG GTGTGCGGAACATCACAGCGCTAGGCAACCTGATCTCCTGGCAGAAGGTTGATTACGACTTCAACTACCATCAGATGGAATTCCCCTGCAATATTAACGTGCTGGTCGCGTCAGAGGGACGATCACTGCTACCT TCTGACTGCCAGGTGCACCTGAAGCCCCAGCTGGCTCCACCCAACCTGGGGGAGTTCCTGGGGGCCATCCAGGCAGCCCAGGCGCCGTCCCAGATGAACAGATACCGCCTGTACCTGAGCGTGACCCGCCGGATGGACTACAGCATCTCAGAGGAGGTCACAAAG GCAGTAGAGGAGGATTTTGTTGAAATGCGTAAGGATGACCCTCAGAGCATGTCAGCAGAGGACTTGCACAGAATGTTGGTTGTTTCCAG GTTGCTGTCTCTTAGTTTTGGTCAGACTACCCTCTCCACAGACGTGTGGATGAAGACCAAACATCTTGAGATGCTGCGTATGAGCAGAATACAGCAGCAGAAATCTGTTAATGGTCATGAACCATAG